A region from the Lepidochelys kempii isolate rLepKem1 chromosome 16, rLepKem1.hap2, whole genome shotgun sequence genome encodes:
- the MED22 gene encoding mediator of RNA polymerase II transcription subunit 22 isoform X1: protein MSQQRVLPQSKETLLQSYNKRLKDDIKSIMDNFTEIIKTAKIEDETQVSRATQSEQDNYEMHVRAANIVRAGESLMKLVSDLKQFLILNDFPSVNEAINQRNQQLRSVQEECDKKLISLRDEISIDLYELEEEYYSSSYSLCDTNDLPLCEAYWREDPAVLSPEGLSMPLAAATAEQSTTAPQSSTPSHPHVNGHGAGPMEHS, encoded by the exons ATGTCACAACAACGAGTCCTGCCTCAAAGTAAAGAGACCCTCCTACAGTCCTACAACAAGAGGCTGAAAGATGACATCAAGTCAATCATGGATAACTTCACAGAGATCATCAAGACTGCTAAG aTTGAAGATGAAACCCAAGTCTCTCGAGCAACCCAGAGTGAGCAGGACAACTATGAGATGCACGTCAGAGCTGCCAATATA GTCCGAGCTGGCGAATCCCTGATGAAGCTTGTGTCTGACCTGAAGCAGTTCTTGATTCTCAATGACTTCCCCTCCGTGAACGAAGCCATTAACCAGCGTAACCAGCAGCTGCGGAGCGTGCAGGAAGAGTGTGACAAGAAGCTGATCTCGCTGAGGGATGAGATTTCCATTGACCTGTATGAACTAGAAGAAGAATATTACTCTTCCAG CTACAGTCTATGTGACACCAATGATCTTCCTCTGTGCGAAGCCTACTGGAGAGAAGACCCTGCCGTGCTTTCCCCCGAAGGCCTCTCCATGCCTCTGGCAGCTGCCACGGCAGAGCAGAGCACTACAGCCCCTCAGAGCTCAACCCCATCGCACCCTCACGTGAACGGGCACGGGGCAGGTCCAATGGAGCACTCCTGA
- the MED22 gene encoding mediator of RNA polymerase II transcription subunit 22 isoform X2 — protein sequence MSQQRVLPQSKETLLQSYNKRLKDDIKSIMDNFTEIIKTAKIEDETQVSRATQSEQDNYEMHVRAANIVRAGESLMKLVSDLKQFLILNDFPSVNEAINQRNQQLRSVQEECDKKLISLRDEISIDLYELEEEYYSSRYK from the exons ATGTCACAACAACGAGTCCTGCCTCAAAGTAAAGAGACCCTCCTACAGTCCTACAACAAGAGGCTGAAAGATGACATCAAGTCAATCATGGATAACTTCACAGAGATCATCAAGACTGCTAAG aTTGAAGATGAAACCCAAGTCTCTCGAGCAACCCAGAGTGAGCAGGACAACTATGAGATGCACGTCAGAGCTGCCAATATA GTCCGAGCTGGCGAATCCCTGATGAAGCTTGTGTCTGACCTGAAGCAGTTCTTGATTCTCAATGACTTCCCCTCCGTGAACGAAGCCATTAACCAGCGTAACCAGCAGCTGCGGAGCGTGCAGGAAGAGTGTGACAAGAAGCTGATCTCGCTGAGGGATGAGATTTCCATTGACCTGTATGAACTAGAAGAAGAATATTACTCTTCCAGGTACAAATAG
- the RPL7A gene encoding large ribosomal subunit protein eL8, producing MPKGKKAKGKKVAPAPAVVKKQEAKKVVNPLFEKRPKNFGIGQDIQPKRDLTRFVKWPRYIRLQRQRSILYKRLKVPPAINQFTQALDRQTATQLLKLAHKYRPETKQEKKQRLLARAEQKAAGKGDVPTKRPPVLRAGVNTVTTLVENKKAQLVVIAHDVDPIELVVFLPALCRKMGVPYCIIKGKARLGRLVHRKTCTSVAFTQVNPEDKGALAKLVEAVKTNYNDRYDEIRRHWGGNVLGPKSVARIAKLEKAKAKELATKLG from the exons ATG CCAAAAGGAAAGAAGGCTAAGGGCAAGAAGGTGGCACCTGCCCCTGCTGTAGTCAAGAAGCAGGAGGCCAAGAAGGTTGTAAATCCTCTCTTCGAGAAGAGGCCCAAGAACTTTGGCATTG GACAGGATATCCAGCCCAAGCGTGATCTGACACGTTTTGTGAAATGGCCACGCTACATCAGACTCCAGCGGCAGAGATCCATTCTTTACAAACGTTTGAAGGTGCCCCCTGCAATTAACCAGTTCACCCAGGCTTTGGACCGCCAAACAG CTACTCAACTTCTGAAATTGGCTCACAAATACAGACCCGAGACCAAGCAAGAGAAGAAACAGAGGCTGCTGGCTCGTGCTGAGCAGAAAGCTGCAGGAAAGGGGGATGTTCCTACTAAGAGACCACCTGTCCTCAGAGCTG GTGTCAACACGGTCACTACTCTAGTAGAGAACAAGAAAGCTCAGCTGGTAGTGATTGCCCATGATGTGGATCCCATTGAG TTGGTGGTCTTCCTGCCTGCCTTGTGCCGCAAAATGGGAGTTCCGTACTGTATCATCAAGGGCAAGGCCAGACTGGGGCGGCTGGTCCACAGAAAGACCTGCACCAGTGTTGCCTTCACACAGGTTAACCC TGAGGATAAAGGAGCCCTAGCCAAGCTGGTTGAGGCTGTCAAGACCAACTATAATGATAGATATGATGAG ATCCGTCGTCACTGGGGTGGTAATGTCTTGGGGCCAAAATCAGTGGCTCGCATTGCCAAGCTTGAGAAAGCCAAGGCTAAAGAACTAGCCACCAAGCTGGGCTAA